The sequence below is a genomic window from Nitrospirota bacterium.
GATCAAATGATTCTCAAGGGCGCCGTCGCCGATTCGGCCAAGCTTTCGGCCTATTTAAATACGAATTATTGTCCCTCCTGTCTGGGACCGATCATCAGCAGTCCGACCGTTTCGGGAATCGCCGGCGACAGCGCCACCATTAATTGGACGACCGAAGTCCCCGCCACCACTTGCGTTGCCTACGGGACCAGCGCGACTTCATTAACGGGGGATACCTGCACGGCCTCCGATCCAAACTACGACGCCACGAATGCCACACTCGTCACGAGCCATGCGGTTGTATTAAAGGGCCTGACCGCCGGCCTTACCAAATATTATTTCGTCCACCGGTCGGCCGAAAGCGGGGGGGCGACGGCAACCTACTCCGCGGCCCAAAGCTTTCTAACTTCGCCCGGCGGGGGCGGTGGAGGAGGCGGTACCGTCGGAACCATCATTTCATTGGCGGTTGGTAATTACAGCGCCGACACCAATCTGGATCTCGCGGTGAGCGTAAGCGGAAAGAATCAGGTCATCGCTTATTTAGGGAACGGAGCAAACGGGTTTACTCCGGGACCGCCCCTCGCCAACGTGGGAACCTCGCCGCTCTCCATCACCTCCGGGGGGGTCAAAGGGGATTTCAACGGGGATGGAAGAGATGATCTTGCCGTCGCCAATTTCGGCGCGACGGGAACCGGACAGAATGTCGCCATCTTTTTAGGGACCGGAACGGCAACTTCCGCTAACCCGGCTTTCCAGTCGACGCCGGTGACAACGATCCCCCTGGTCGATCCGCCGACCTCGGTTGTGACCGGAGATTTTGATAATGACGGCAAACTCGACCTCGCGGTTGCCACCGTCGGGACAGCCGGGCATGTGTTAATTTTTAAGGGGGACGGAACCGGCGGTTTTGCCACCCCCCCGGTCACTACCCTGTCGCTCAGCGTTTCCACCGGTCCTGTTCCGACCATTACCTCCGCGGCAGTGACCGGCCTTCCCTCCATACAGTGTCAGGCTCTACCGCTCGATCTAACGATTATCGGCACGAATCTCTTTGACGGTCTGACCTACTTCCATTTGGAGGATGGGACGACGCTGTCGGTGAAGTCGACTTCCGCCGACTCCACCACGGTGATCGCGACCCTCCCTTCGGGCGTGACCGCTGGAGTCCACACGGTGGTGGCGACCCTGGGGTTGGAAACTGGCGTAAGCCCTCCCATAACCATCTCCCCCCGCATTCTTAAGCTGAATTACACCACGAGCAGTCCGGTGGCCTATGGAAGCGCCGGAACGATTTATATCGTTGGAGGCGTCCCTAACTCTTATGGCGGAACCGCTACTGCCTTTGCCGCGGGAGCGACCGTCACAATCGGTCCGACCCCTCTGGGAAGTCTCACGGGAACAGTGGTTGCCGGATCAGCGCCGTCCGCCGCGACCCCGTTTGTTTTGATTAACGGGAACACCATAGGATTCTACTGGTCCGGGACCGAATTGCCCGCGGGAACCTACGATGTCAGCGTGGCCGATCATGACGCCTGCGCGGGAGGCGCGACGGTTCATAACGCCCTCACTGTTTATGGGACACCTCCCCAGCCGACGATCACGAGTGTCAGTCCCGCAACCCTATCGTATGGAACCGCCGTGAGCCAGGCGATCGTCATCAACGGGACAAATTTCGTCGCCGGATCGACGATCACGGTCGGAACCCTCACCGGAACGACTGTGACGTCGCCAATAGCCAGCGCCAACGTACCCTACAGTTACTCCAGCGGTGGAAAGCTCTACTTCTGGTGGCCCAATACGGCGCTCCCCGTTGGTTCGTATACGGTGACCGTTGCCAACCCCTCGGTGACGGGTGGATTGTCGGCAAGTCTGACCGGCGGGTTTACCGTAGCGGCCCCACAGCCGGCGATCACGAGTGTCAGTCCCGCGACCGTCGCATATGGGAGCACCGCCAACCAGGCCATTGCTATCAACGGCGCGAATTTCGTTTCCGGGGCCACGATCACCGTCGGCACTCTCACCGGGACAACTTTTACGTCGACGATCGCCACCGCCGCCTTTCCTTACAGTTACAACAGCAGTGGGAAGCTCTATTTCTGGTGGCCCAACACCTCGCTTCCCGCCGGGACGTACAATGTGACGGTGACCAATCCGGCTTCCTATGGAGGTTTGTCGGTCACCCTGACCGGCGGGTTTACCGTTGAGACGCCTCAGCCGGCGATTACAAGCCTCACGCCCGCGACCGTTTCGTATGGGACTACCGCCAGTCAGGCCATCCTCATTAACGGGACGAATTTCGTATCCGGTGCGACGATTACGGTCGGGACCCTCACCGGGACGACGATTACCTCGTCGGGAACAGCTAACAGCACAAATCCATATACTTATTACAATAGCGGGGGGCTTTACTTCTGGTGGCCCAATACGTCCCTTCCCGTCGGGACGTACAACGTGACGGTGACCAATCCGGCGTCCGTGGGAGGCCTGTCGGTCACCTTGACCGGAGGCTTCACAGTCTCTTCGTCAATACCTCCCCAGCCGACCATTACGAGTGTGAGTCCGGCGACCGTTATTAGTGGAATCACCGCCAGCCAGGCGATTGCGATTAACGGCACAAATTTTGTTTCCGGGGCGACCATTACCGTCGGCACCCTCACCGGGACGACTGTGACGTCGACGATCGCCACGGCCAGCTCTCCTTACAGTTACAATAGTAATGGAAAGCTCTACTTCTGGTGGCCCAATACCTCGCTGGCCGCCGGAACATACGACGTGACGGTGACCAATCCGGCTTCCGTGGGAGGATTGTCAGCCACCCTGACCGGCGGGTTCTCAGTCCAGATTCCCCAGCCGACGATCACAAATCTTACTCCCGCCACCGTCTTGTCTGGCGGGGTTACGGCCAGCCAGGCGATCGCCATCAACGGCTCGAATTTCGTCACCGGTGCGACGATTACGGTGGGTACCCTTACCGGTACGACGATCACGTCGACGGTAAAAGCCAACAGCAGCAACCCGTACACTTACTACAGCAGTGGTCTTCTTTACTTCTGGTGGCCCAATACATCGCTTCCGATCGGGACTTACAACGTAACGGTGACCAACCCGGCCTCGGCGGGAGGCTTGTCGGTTACCCTGACCAACGGCTTCACCGTTGCGGGCCCCCAGCCGACGATTACAAGCTTGAACCCCGCGACCGTTTCGTATGGGGTGACCGCCAGCCGGGCCATTGCCATCAACGGCACGAATTTCGTGTCGGGGGCAACGATCACGGTCGGAACCCTCAGCGGGACAACCGTTACGTCGGCAACAGCGACCGCGAGCGTGCCCTACAGCTACAACAGCAGTAGTATTCTTTACTTCTGGTGGCCCAATACCTCGCTTCCGATCGGGACTTATAACGTAACGGTAACCAACCCGGCCTCGCAGGGAGGTTTGTCGGTTACCCTGACCAACGGGTTTACCGTCGCGGCCCCCCAGCCGACGATTACAAGCTTGAACCCCGCGACCGTTTCGTATGGGGTCACGACCAGCCGGGCTATCCTCATTAACGGCACAAATTTCGTCACCGGAGCAACGATTACGGTCGGTTCCCTTACCGGGTCGACCGTGACGTCGTCGGGAACGGCTAACGCCACCCTGCGCTATACCTATTACAATAGCGGAGCGCTCTACTTCTGGTGGCCCAATATGTCGCTTCCCGTCGGGACATACAACGTGACGGTAACCAACCCGGCGTCTGTGGGAGGTCTGTCGGTCACCTTGACCGGCGGGTTTGTCGTGCAATAGAGTGACCTGTACGCGGATCAACGTGAGGGCCTGCCTGATCTGGCTTGCCCTCGTCATTTCTTTAGCGCCGCTCTCCTCTCACGCCGCCGGGCGGAATAACCTCTTCGTCACCCAGATTGTCATTCATCCGCTCGATCCCAGGATCGTCTACGCCGTCACCACCTACAGTATCGGCCTTCTCAAAAGCACGGACAGCGGTCAGCATTGGTCCCTGATCAATAATGGGATCAAGAGCTACTCCCTCTATCACTTTGCGGTCCATCCCAGGGATCTCAACACGATTTATCTCGGCGCGGGAGGCGGAGGCCTCTATAAGAGCGTCGACGGGGGAAATCATTGGGTCGAGAGGAATGATGGATTCCAGGACACCGATATCGGCCAGATGTTTCTCCACCCCAACGATCCCGATAAAATTTATGTCGTTTCCGCCACCGGGGTTTACAAAAGCCCGGACGGCGGAAAAAGCTGGGAGGCATGGAACCAGGGGGACACCTTTACCACCAGCCAGGAATTTCAGAATATTCTGATCATCCCGGGAAAGCCTGGCCCGGGCGGGGCCAAAGCGCCCGATAAATTTTTCCTCGCCTCCAAACATGGCCTCTACACCCGGGCTGAGGACGATCCCTTATGGAGATTGGCCTCGAAAGAGCTGGAAGAAAAGATGGTCAGCGCCCTGGCGGTTGATCCAGGCGGAAAACGGATCTACGCCGCCATCTTTCGAAACAGTCAGACCTTAAAAGGGGGGGGGCTCTTTGCCAGCGACGACTTCGGCGTCCATTGGAAAGAGGTGGGAAAGGGGATTGAGCGCGATTGGATCCGCGTGATCCGGTTCGATCCAGGCAATCCGAAGCGGCTCTATCTTGCCACCTCATTTCGCGGGGTTTTGGTCAGTCTGGACGGGGGCCAAACCTGGAAGGAGTCGAATAAAGGGTTGGACGCGACCGACCTGAGGGCGTTGGTTCTCGATCCCTCCAACCCCAATATCCTCTACGCCGGCGCGCATGGAGAAGGCATTTTTAAGTCGACGGACGGCGCCGCGACATGGACCCATCTTGACAATATTCCGATGCTGGAGGGAAAAGCGATCATCGCGCAATTAACCACCCCGGATCCGAATCGAAAGAAACCCGATCTTTCTCCCCCCGCCGCGTTCGCCAAATGCAACAAGTGTCACGGTTGGACCGATCCCTTTCTCAACACCGTAAACGGCTTCTGGCTGGTAACTCCGAACAGGCGGGATTGGAGCTTGACCGTGAAGCGGATGAGAAGAGGCGCCGGGCTGACCGACAACGAAGAAGAGATCATCACCAACTTTCTCAACGCCTATAGCGGCGCCTATGGCAATGCGCCATGAACTTTCTACACCGGGAATCCCTGACCGGACTTCTCATCTATTCCGCTGGCCCATACCGGTCGTCCTGATCCCCCTGATTCTTCTCTCGATTTACTCTCCTTCTGCCTTCCCCGGCGAGCGGCCCTTTCATTTTATCCGTGCCATCGCTATTGACCCGGCGGCCTCTGAAACCCTTTATGCCGCCACCGATAATCAAGGGCTGATTAAAAGCGTCGATGGAGGAGGCCATTGGCGTTTCATCAACACCGGAATCATGGATGATCTCGTGTATGATGTCAAAATCTCCCTGATCACGCCCCGTCGAATTTACGCAGCGGCCTGGGGTTCCGGTTTTTATCAAAGCGAGGATGGAGGGGAATCATGGCGGGAAGTCAATGCCGGGCTGGGGAACACGGCGATTGGCGTCATTCTGCTGCAGGCCGATTCAAAAGGGCGGTCGGAGACGATCACCATCGGAACATCGACCGACCTCTACGAACGCCGGGCCGAGGAGACCGTGTGGCGGTCCATGACCGGGGGACTGGCGTTCTGGAACGGTCCGCAGTTTCAAAGCCTGATCATTGGAGGGTCTGATCCGGGCTCTCTGTGGATGGGATCGGAATCGGGTCTTTTTCAGAAAACCATCGGCATTTCCGGCTGGAGAGCGGTGAAACCGCTCCGGGGAATAAAAATCACGGTCCTGACGGCTCGATCAAAACCTGATTTGCTTTACGCGGGGACGCTCGGCGGCGGATTATTCGTCAGCGATGATCAGGGAAAAAGCTGGGTTCGAACCGGAATAGGCCTGGAAAAGGCGTGGATACGGGCCATCGCGATCCATCCCTCTGACGCCGGGGTAATCTACGCGGCTGCCAGCGTATCGGGAATTTTTAAAAGCCGGGACGGGGGAAAGTCATGGAGGGTCGTCAATCGCGGACTTACCGATCAAGATGTCCGGGCGCTGGCGATCGACCCGAGACGCCCGGAGATTCTCTTCGCCGGAACACACGGGGCGGGGATTTTCAAGTCGATCAACGGTGGAACGTCGTGGCGACACCAAAGCGGTCTTCCCTTTCTTGATTTAAGCCGTCAGTTGGAGTTTCTCAACGCCCAGGCGAACAGGGAAAAACCGGACATCGCGGCGCCGGCTTCGTTCCGAAAGTGCAATCATTGCCACGGCTGGACCGATCTCAATCTGAATCAAAAGGCAACCCCGTGGCGCGTAGCGGCGAACCGAAGGGACTGGAAACAAACCGTCGCGCGCATGACCGGCGGGACCGATATCCGTCCGGAAGAAGAGGAAGAGATCACGAGATTTCTTGAACGCTTTACGGAAACCCGTGTCCCGTAATCCCAAGACCAGCGATAGACTTCGCACCCACTTATTAATCATGTCATTGCGAGCACCGAAGGGTGCGTGGCAATCTTATCGTAAAGTCTTGAGATTGCTTCACTTTGTTCGCAATGACAGCTTTCTAACTCTGTTCTAGGGGTAATGGTTTTTCCAACGGTGGGACTGTTTTTAAGGCGGTTTCCTCTGGCTGTAAGTGTTTAAAAAAGAGATAATCTCTTCTGTTTCCGCCGGGGTCAGCCCGGCCCCCCGGCTCATCCTTTTGACCGTTGGCCGCCAATCCCTGCGATTGGGAGGCACCCGCCAGAACGTTTTCTTCCGGGTTAAAAAAAGATCGGTCCAGCCGTGGCACTTTGTGCACTTGACGAAGGGGGCGGGAATGACCGGCGCTCTGTCCGGAGTCGGCGCCTCATCCGGCACCAGCGAGTTGATGATCGATGAAACCGGTTCCCGCGTAATCTCCGGAGCGATCCAGGTCGTTCCTCCGTCCCGTGAAATAAAGATTCCTTTATTGTGGGTTCCGGCGTAAAGCCGGTCGGGATCCTCCGGATCAATCGCAACGCTCATGATATCGTCGTCTAAAGGCAGGCCGCCCGACATTCTTATCCAGGTCGCTCCCTGATCGAGGCTCTTAAAAAATCCTTTTCCAAAGGCGCTGACGTATATCTCGCGGGGTTTCTTCCGGCTGACCGCGATGGTGTTGACCCACGCTCTGTTGAAAGGTCCCTCGACAGGAATCCAGCTTCTCCCCCGGTCGCGCGAGAGGAAGGGACCGGCATGAAGGGTTCCGGCGTAGAGAATCTGATGCTCGCGGTCGAACGCCAGCGTCGTGATCACCTCTTTCTTCAGCCCTTCTCCCAGAGGCGCCCACGGACCGGCCGCGCCGCGCGCGTAAAGGAGTTCCTGGCCGAGGAAGAGACGAGACGGCGGCGCCGTCTCGAAGAGGAGGGTCGCGATTACCTCGCCTTCAAGGGAAGGAAGCCCCTCCCCATAGGCCGACCAATGGATTCCGCCATCCAGGCTTTGGAAGAGATCGCCGGTTGAGGTCCCGACGACCACTCGTTTTGGATTATTTGGATCGACGGCCAGGGCGTGGATATTGGTGTTGCCCAATCCATCGTTGATTTCAACCCAATGTTCTCCTCCGTCGGCGCTTTTGAAGACTCCCCCGCCGAACGTCCCCAGATACAAGGTTTTAGCGTTTGCCGGATCAAGAGCCAGGTGATAGGCGCTGGTGTTTTTGAGGCCGTTCCGCGCCGGCGACCAGCTCTTTCCGCGATCGGCGCTCTTGAGCACCCCTTGAGGCCGGGCCGCGGCGTAGAGGATCGCGGGCTCATTCGGATCGATGAGGATCTGATTGATCATCAGCGGCTCCCCGGCGAACGACGCCGTAGAAAGGAGAAAGAGCGCGGACATGGCGAGGCAAAGCGGTTGTTGCTGGTGAGCGGAGACGAGGGTCATGGAGGAAATTCAATCCATCGACCCAGGCTGGCGGCGAGTCCGGACCGGTAATCCTTCCAGACGAGAAGAAAGCGCCGCCCATCCGTGGAGACTTTCGCGAAATGGTTTCCGAACGACCGGGAGACAAAGGTCGTTCGGGGGTATAGAGGCTCAGCCGCCCGGCTGGAAAATGCCTTTTCAGAATCTTTCAGACGAATGCCGTTGATGTCGCGGACGACATCCTGGATTCCGGTCATTTTCTCTTTAGACCCGTTCTCCTCTTCCCAGATTACCAGGCACTCTTTGTTCCGGCAGGCGATGTCCGGAAACATATGGAAACGAGGGGTTGTGGAGAGCGGCGCCCCGTTTGGCTCCAGCGCCTTCCCTTTCGAATCGATCCGGGCGCCGTAGAGGGTATATTGCGCGCCGTCCCTCCGATCGACCCAGACAACAATCACATGCTTCCCGTTCCAGGCGACTGCCGGAAATCCCTGTTCCCCGGGGAGCGACGCCACGCTGATACCGGCCGGGTCAAGGAGGTTTCCCTTCCGATCGACTCGCGCGCCATAAATATCCTTTGATTGATCAAGGCGCCCATCCATCCAGACCACAACGAAATCCCTTCCGTTCCAGACCACCGCGGGAGAGGTTTGGTCTCCTTTTTCACGGCTGATCGAGATCCCTTTCGGATCGAGAACTTTTCCGCCCGGAGTCACCCGCGCGCCGACGATATCCCATCCCGTTCCGGCGCTCTCCTCCGTCCAGACGACCAAAAAGTTTTCCCCATTCCATGCCGTGACCGGATGTTTCCGGTTCGCGGCGCCGACCCCGATCGGAATGTCGCCTGAATCGAGAGGCCGTCCTCCCGCATCGATGAGCCTTCCGAAAATTTCAAGATTTTTACGGCGTCGAAGATCTTGCCAGACGACCAGATAATGTTTCTCTCCCCACGCGAGCATTGGAAAAAGTTGTTGAGAGGCGGAGGAGGAAACCGGAAAACCTTCTTTCTGAATCCTTTCCCCGGCGGGGGTCAGTTGAGCGCCGTAGACGCGCCGCAGACCGTTCCGGGTCGACTGCCAGACAATCAACGCGTGATGTCCA
It includes:
- a CDS encoding VCBS repeat-containing protein; the protein is MARQSVVAWKKTVVLGFLLFVGMAAFTALAPSTAKAASCDTAGATVPCSEDKTLDGCTQCHSMQIAGGNRSGGVATTDRYINLSASAQRHILDPRVTDWTFIIDQMILKGAVADSAKLSAYLNTNYCPSCLGPIISSPTVSGIAGDSATINWTTEVPATTCVAYGTSATSLTGDTCTASDPNYDATNATLVTSHAVVLKGLTAGLTKYYFVHRSAESGGATATYSAAQSFLTSPGGGGGGGGTVGTIISLAVGNYSADTNLDLAVSVSGKNQVIAYLGNGANGFTPGPPLANVGTSPLSITSGGVKGDFNGDGRDDLAVANFGATGTGQNVAIFLGTGTATSANPAFQSTPVTTIPLVDPPTSVVTGDFDNDGKLDLAVATVGTAGHVLIFKGDGTGGFATPPVTTLSLSVSTGPVPTITSAAVTGLPSIQCQALPLDLTIIGTNLFDGLTYFHLEDGTTLSVKSTSADSTTVIATLPSGVTAGVHTVVATLGLETGVSPPITISPRILKLNYTTSSPVAYGSAGTIYIVGGVPNSYGGTATAFAAGATVTIGPTPLGSLTGTVVAGSAPSAATPFVLINGNTIGFYWSGTELPAGTYDVSVADHDACAGGATVHNALTVYGTPPQPTITSVSPATLSYGTAVSQAIVINGTNFVAGSTITVGTLTGTTVTSPIASANVPYSYSSGGKLYFWWPNTALPVGSYTVTVANPSVTGGLSASLTGGFTVAAPQPAITSVSPATVAYGSTANQAIAINGANFVSGATITVGTLTGTTFTSTIATAAFPYSYNSSGKLYFWWPNTSLPAGTYNVTVTNPASYGGLSVTLTGGFTVETPQPAITSLTPATVSYGTTASQAILINGTNFVSGATITVGTLTGTTITSSGTANSTNPYTYYNSGGLYFWWPNTSLPVGTYNVTVTNPASVGGLSVTLTGGFTVSSSIPPQPTITSVSPATVISGITASQAIAINGTNFVSGATITVGTLTGTTVTSTIATASSPYSYNSNGKLYFWWPNTSLAAGTYDVTVTNPASVGGLSATLTGGFSVQIPQPTITNLTPATVLSGGVTASQAIAINGSNFVTGATITVGTLTGTTITSTVKANSSNPYTYYSSGLLYFWWPNTSLPIGTYNVTVTNPASAGGLSVTLTNGFTVAGPQPTITSLNPATVSYGVTASRAIAINGTNFVSGATITVGTLSGTTVTSATATASVPYSYNSSSILYFWWPNTSLPIGTYNVTVTNPASQGGLSVTLTNGFTVAAPQPTITSLNPATVSYGVTTSRAILINGTNFVTGATITVGSLTGSTVTSSGTANATLRYTYYNSGALYFWWPNMSLPVGTYNVTVTNPASVGGLSVTLTGGFVVQ